The following DNA comes from Rosa rugosa chromosome 5, drRosRugo1.1, whole genome shotgun sequence.
tcaatagtctcataatccaccggggtgaccaaaccattcccttttcatcccaatcctcatatcgtttgtcacgaccgaggcctgtttactttgggaatagcctggtCATGCTCCATAaatcattcaattttttttttttttaaaggagcaGCAAAAATAAGGAAATATTTCGTACAAGAGTATTGAGAACAGGCCAACCAACAAATATgacttaccaccacttagagtatgtgtgcatgtgaggattcaaggtgatagagaatatgttgttcaagctcacaattaTAGAGTGATGCAAGACCGAAATCAAAACGTGCTAGGCACCTCATTGCACACAGATTTAAGGAAAAGAGTACagcccttgtcaatctaagttcaaaataatctgtcAGACACTCGGGGATACAAACTACCATTTCAATCCTGAATTTCGAGAAACTGAATTTGCAGACATACAacatgaatgcatgcaaaatggatcaaacGAAGTGAGAGTATTAATACTTATAGCATCCACCAACGGTGCTTTtaagtgattcaaattgagTTTTGTCTAACGGCCTAGTAAACGAATTACCCAATTTGTGTTCAGTAGGAATGAAAGCAagctcaagcatattatcaagattatcgGTATGAGCAGAAAAATgattatttgaaccttttttaatccagatttgcttctgcttcaactTCTGCTATTTGGGGATTGCAATACGCTTTGCAATCCTGCTAATCAACTTCAGATGCTCTTTCAGCTCAGTTTGCAGGAATGCAGTTGGGCTAATTTTTTATGCTTTTCTATGATTTTGAGTGACCCTGCGAAGTATATTACACCTAGGACGTATGTGTTCCAATTTTCCGCAATAATGACAAGTGGGAATAAAGCTTTTAGAGTTATGACCTGGGCTGACGCACAGACTTGTGACTGGCAGAACATACCTGAGCACCTTTTTGATGGGTTTGAAGGGCTAAATTTGCCTCTGATCTTTTGGGCAACTTGGGACCAGAATCATTGTTATTTGAAGCTTGTGACTGATCCAATGAACTTTCACATTCCACACCTTTAACAAAGGTTAAAGGCTTGCAAGACTCACCTTCATAACCTAACCCTTCTTTGTTGCAATGAGTTTTACCAAATCCAATCATCTTAGAGACCTTTTCAGACCCTATAGAAAACTTgttgaagctttccttgactttCAATAACTCATCCtccaatttctcattttcaagggTTAGTGAAACATTTAGAGTGGACTGAGCCTTGACTTCAACCtgcaaaattttaattttgtttataaGCTTATTATGCTCCTTGTCCCAATTTTTCGATTTGACCTCaccctgcaaaactttaatcttatcaaCAAGGTCAGTACGTTCTTCTTCCCATTCTTTTAAAGAAGTatcaaatttttgctcaattttcatcttttccactcttaaagattcaatttcttcttcaagtttgttattttttcgaagaacaatttttgaagcattatacaattgcttacacttttcatttgtttcttcatcaagagtatcatcttccaagtcagaaccatcagaaaaatcaatattaagagaggaagtaagagcaagatttacctcttcattCTCAGATTGAGAGCCTTCATCACTGTCACTCCATGTGGATTTTAAAGCCTTGTTACCACGTGAATGAAATATTGTTGCCACAATCGGCAGCAAGatgtccaattccaccacactcaaagcatttaAGTTTGTTAGGAAATTTTTTCGATGAGTTTCCAGaagagtttttgttttttaaattttttttgaactctttagtcaacaaagctaaatccacagaatcatcaacaatataatctttctttttaacagaagagaaagcaacactttttacctttttctcaggcttgatcctcatctcaaaggttttgagattacctaTCAGTTCGTCAAGAGAATAAGTGTCTAGGTCTTGAGTCTCCTCTATAGCTGTCTATTtggattgaaactttgatgaaAGAGACCTAAGAATTTTCTTGACAATCTGATGTTCTTCAAAAGGATCACCAAGACTGTGGCACTGACTTGTCACGTTCATAAGATGAGCATGAAAGTCATCTATTGATTCATCCTCCCCCAtttgcatgttctcaaattCCAAGACAAGTCTCTGAAGTTTCTGACCTCTaacctttttatttccttcataagtgacctgaagaagatcccatgcttgTTTATCCGTGTCACAATGGCTGATTCTCACCCTTTCCTTCTTGGATAAAGCTGTGTATAAGGAATTCCGTGCCTTGAAATCACAACCTCTATTCCGAACCTCCTCTTCTATCCATTCCTTCCTAGGCTTAAGAACTCTTGCAGATGtcccttctactttctttgagtcTTCAGCCTTGGTTGGGTGCTCCCATCTAGTCTCAACTATATTCCACAGATTTTCATCCTAAGAGTAGAGGAATGCcctcatcatgatcttccattgtgagtaatcttcaccatcaaacaaagggGGGCAGTTTATTGAAATGGAGGCTCTGTTATATTCACGTTCCATCATGTCCTTGGATCTACTAAAAACAtttagaacctgctctgataccaagtgaaaatacaaggatgaaacgtttttctggaaaatggggattgcaaggcacgtatcaatccttactgggcagaaaccaaaaataaccaacagaacaccagatttttggttacgcaatgaaaacctcaacttttgagattaaaaacactgcggagctcttactcttgagaacccaaaataagaattcacttatgatgaaggatatgttctttacaagctcgaatagcactagctcggctacaagGATTCGACAAAActacactacaaaaaagaattcaattagCTTCACCAGTTAGCGTCGGCATTAGAATGCCGTCGCCATTGATCAAAAATTTGCTACGGCAAAAGTGGCGTCGCAAAGAGAAAAATGATTTGCCACGGCATAGCGTCGCCGTCGCATAAATGTGCCTTAAATTGCTACGGCATATTCTTTCCGTCGCTAAATTTCTCTACTTTTAACTACGGTAAAACGTGCCGTCgcaaaatgaaattttatactttttttttttttttttttgacttttggGTGGATATAGGCGGGATCTTGGTGCCAAAATTAAACATGTCGGGAAAGCTTTTTAGGTTTTTAGGGTCATAAACATCGTTCTCGTTCCCGCTTCCTCCATCTGCTATTTCCCGCTCACTCCATCCAATCCGGACAACGAAGTCAACCATAGCAATCTGCGAAGTCGACCATAGCAATCTGCGAAGTCGACATCTGCTAGTTCAGCTCCACCTCCTTCCTATTTTTATTCCTCTTTCTGCACATTCAATCCGTCGCTCAGACCCTAAACTCTAATACCCAGAAATCAATCAGATTTGTCCGTCTCTCGCTTTGTGGACTGCATCTTGTCGATCTCCACTCTCAAAACAGGTCAGAAGCTCAAAGCTCACTTCTTTTCATGTTTTGGGAGCTAATCAAAACCAAGATTCGATTTGGCTTGGGTTTACTCCAGGGAATTGGTCTTTTATTTCAACAAATCAAATGGTTGAGGAGTCAATAACTCTAAAATCAGATAGCCCTCCCCCAATTTtcgacttctctctctctccctgatCTAATTTCGTTCTATCAAACCAGATAGAACGTTGAGGAGTCAATAACTCTAAAATCAGAACTTTAGAAGATGCGGACTTTCAGGTACTGTTATCTCCCTAATTTTCAATGGGTGGGTACTCAGATTTATGGGTTTATGGTTGGGGATTACATTGTTTATTTTCATTTCATGGATACTCTCGGTTTGAAGAGTAATTGCTTCTTTGAATCCTCTTGTGGCTGGAGGATAGATATGGGTCTCGAACTAACCCGTCACGTACAAGCCAAATGTATAGAATTTCTATCGAGCTAGCTTCACCCAATACATTCCTTTATCAACACCaagttctctttttttttttttgaacaatccAGGTTATCGAATTTTGAGATCTTTGTTGAGGTGGATTTGTTGATTAGTGGAATTAATCTGTtgtggtttgatttttttttttttggattttatATGAAGTTTAGGTTTGATAGCGAGCTGAGCTGAAGTTCTATGTAAATGAGTTTGAAATTTGTTCAATTTTGGGAAATTAGTGATTTTGATCCGGTCTAGATTTTGCTTTGGTGTGCTTACTGTTCAATTTGTATGCGTACTTCAATAGAAATTCATATTCACGTTTCAGATTCATGTTCTAGTTCTACCTGTGGCTTTTATAAAATATGAGTATAGTGGTGATATTGATAATATTCATGTGTGCTCTAATGGAAAGCTATTCTTGTTTGCTCTAAATTCTGAATTCTGCTTGTTTGTGTATTCGATTTATCTAAGACTGTCAAGATGCTTTAATTTCCTTATTGTttaaaaattgtctttttattttcagttCATTAGTTCATTGAAGGACAATTTAAATGCAGAGGTGGCACTTGGAACTGTCACCGATGTCAAGGAAGCTTGTGCATGGCTTGGATATACAGACCTTTTTATAAGGATGAGGCTCAACCCTTTGGCATACAGTATCGCATGGGAGGAGGCACTGTGTGTTGATTACACTTAACCTATATAGTTGACCAGTTGACCATCGTTGAATGTTGATGGCTTTTCTCCGGACTACATTATGCTTAGTTCACTTGAATTTATGTGCTTATACAGGAAAAATTTCTTTTGCATTTTGCAGGTTATGGCAGATCCTTCCTTGAGTTTAAAGCAGAGATCTCTGTAGCAGATGCTGCGCGTGCCCTTGACAAAGCAAAAATGATGCGGTTTGACGAGAAAAGTGGCAATTTTTATTGTATAGAGCTTGGTCGCATAGCAAGCCACTTTTATATTCAATACTCTAGTGTTGAAACCTCACATGAATGAGACTGAGgtaattgttttctttaataaacTTGTATTGGATTTGTGTGTGTTCAACATTACCATCACCCAATTGTTTTCAACAAAAGTATCTTTCCAAGTAAATAATATATCCCCTAGAGATGTTGTTTGTTGTGGACTGATCATGCGCCTGTTAAAAGAATGAGCTGGAAACTCGTAGTGTTTGTTAGTTGAGGGAACCCACTAGAGCCTTTAAAAGCGTGTCTTCATAGGAAAAATGTATGGGTGATCCATCCATGACTGGTAATATTACTGTCTTGTTATGTTTGATATCATTGTACTCTTCTTGCTGGTCCTCCATTTAATAAGCCTACTGTCTCGTAAGCTTCATGGCAGCCATCTTTCTTAAATGATTGTAAACCAACACAACCTTCACATACATGAGATGACTGTAACAATTTTCAGCCTGCTGTTAATGTCTTGGAAGCAGAGCTGGTACATTCCTCatctcttttgattttttttttttttgggttagttCTTTATTTCCATCATTGAGATGTGAAGTCAGAGGTTGATTTTCTCATGCAGATATAATGCTACAGGTCAGCAGGAGAGGAAACAAAGATGGAATTGCTGCTGATCCAAATATTGACACTAAAATGAAGGTAACCATAAAATTGAATAGTATTGCCTTTGATAAATTTATATTTCTGTCAAACATATAGAGTTATAGACATTAACATATATAATGCTGGTAGACTATCTCAGTTGAAGGACAAAAGAAAAACCTCCAGACTGACTACATTTTGAAGTAAATTTCTGTACTAAATATTGGTTTTCATATAGATATTTAAGCCCTGAGAACTAATTGGATTAAAACAATTAGCTGTCATGATTTCTCTCTACTTTTGATCTTTCAATATGTTGCATAAGGTAATCAAATCACTTTGTGTAAATATGAATAGAACTTTGTGATTCATAGAAACATCTCCTTCACTTCAATCACAGTGAGGGTGGGGGTTATAATCATTTTTCTGGAAGGTGTGTTCCCTATTATACATGTGTTgaattttgtaaatgtcattgCTAGACCTTCCGCAGTCTgaactcttcttctttttaatcaACCTCATTCATAATGAACAACATAGTTCATCTTATGAACAACATAGTATCAACCTCATTCATTGATACTGAACTCCAACAACTCGAGAAAAGAGCATATGCTGCATCTCTAGAGTGGATTTCTCAACATGGTCTACTTTTAAGTTTTAAGTGGCTTGATTCAGAAGATTGCTGATATTGTTGTTGATAGAATGGGTGGTCCAGTTGGAGATGCGGATGAGATTTTAAGAAGGTGGAAAATAAGGAGGCATGAGTTGCGGAGTTCAATGAACACTATCATTCTTCCCCTCGGAAAAATTGATGTTGGACATTCACGCCACCGGGCCCTTCTCTTTAAGGTTGTGGCAGTTTTTAAAACTCACCTTAATTGTCAATCTGAATCATTGGAAAATTATGTGCACCATTCAACTTATCTAGCATGTTGttactttttttcctttcaaaaatcCGACTATAGTCCcattgttttttccttttgaaaAATTGATCATTACCTTATGCTTAAATCTAATGAAGGTTTTCTAGGCCTTTGAAGGAATTTTTGCCGTAGTTAATTCTTTTTTGCCTCTGGTTTTAGGTACTAGCTGATAAGATAAATCTTCCATGTATGCTGGTCAAAGGTAGCTACTACACGGGTACTGATGATGGAGCTGTAAACTTGATTAAAATTGATAGTAGAATTGGAAGGTAATGTCCTCTAACTCTTGATCTCTCTTTATGCATAATTTTCTGGTGAAACTAATTCATTAAGTTTTCTGTTTTACATGTATTCTCTGCATTAATGTTCATTTGATGCCCGTCTAGTTTTAAGCTGTTAGGATTTGAATTTACGATCATGTTTAAATGAGGATAATAGAATCAAAGGTACATGCAATTTGTTTTTGCCTTGCTACTACAATTCCATTCATATTTCCATCAGATTAAGGTGGTTGATCGATGCATGCTTTAAAATTTTCTGAAACTGTTATTGATCTGAGTGAATGTGTTTGCCATACCATGCAGTGAATATATTATTGATCTGATGGGTGCGTCTGGAACACTAATTCCTGCTAAGGTACCTACTAGTCACCTCCCAAATTCTTTTTTTGCCATAAGGAGCTTTCAAGATCCCACAGAAATGTCTACGGAGATGCCCAAAGATTTGTGTTTACTACAAGCTGAACGAAAACAAAAAGTCTAGAATTATGAGATTGATGAGCAGttcatttcatatctaattGTCTTTAGTGATAAACTCGTACTGCATCATATCTAATGATCTTCCTTGTTAGTTCAATTTTGTTAGTTTGGAATGAAGAAAGTGATGGAATTGGACTGGTTTGAAAGACTTGCTTGCTATATTCATCTGACTAGCTATGTGATTGTGTCATGCAGATGTGGTTCATGATGTGTCTCAGCATATGGAAGAGGTGAGCCATAATATTTTTATAGGAACTGAGTTACCAGAAACAACTTGCATGGGCCTCTTAGCCATTaacttttttgtttatttctgcTTGATGTGACGTTGTTAGTTTTGTTTATTTCTGCTTGATGTGACGTTGTTCATTTAATGTAGATATTTATTGTTAGTATAGTTGGTTTATATTTTCATACTTAGCTATTTGTGTTACTGTTTTTCCAGCTGACATAGATATTGATAAGGGAAAAAATGGACATGATTATATCGTTATTATTTTTATCTTCGACAAATTTGTTTATATACatgtttgtgtatatatatgcatgattaTGTAAATATTGAATGTGTATAAAACGATCTGTGTAGATATTGAGATTGCTAGCTCAGATAGGTTGAAGACTTAGGCTGCAGTTTTGGTTGTtgatttgagtttatgaacaaactGTGTTAGCTTTAGCTTTTTGATATGGCTGAGAGGATAAAAGTATGAGTCTAATATCATTTCAATTTCGCTTATTGTATGACAGTAGATAAAACTCTTGatggaagttaatttttttttttcccagttttgaagaaagaaagggaagcTGTGTTTGTGTGCTTCAATGATTTTGTATTATTTGTTATGTGTTTCGTTTCATAATTACAAATGCATGTTATGTGAGTATGGAGTAAGCCAAAATCATCATGTTCTGTAACAAATATAATGAGGATAACATTCATGTAGCAGTTCTTAAACATTCCCAGATTATGAATTCAAACTACGTGTAGTGACAATATCTGATTTGTGCATGTTTCATTTTTCATGTGAATCCGGTTTGATATTTGTATACTTGTGTATTATGTGATAGGTTCAAGATGCAACCAGTGGCCATGAATTTAGAAGGGAGTCCATAGGAGAAGGAGTTCATCCACATTCAACTAGTGATCAAGAAATTGAGCATGCTCCAGTACTCACCAAGCCCCTCTAGTAAATGATAAATAGTATTGTGGTCAAGGATGCTTTTGAACAATATTACGTTTGGCAACTTTTCCTTCCAGTTATCTAGTATGGTAGGACATTATAATTATGAAAGACTGTAGTTTGGTTAATTTCAGTTTGTACTTGGTAGTGGAATATAACTTGGCACTTATCTTTTGATTATATAATTTCAGTTGTGAGATAGCTATGATTGAAAGaattattttggtgctttataTTGTTTTACGATATCTTTTGATTAAGTGTGTAAAATGGCAGAAAAAATTTTGGTTTGAAAAAATTGAGTGGTCAATTGGTTGAGACGGTTATTAGCTATTGCTAAAGCTTCATATGAAAAATACTTGGGGTGGCGACGACATCATTGCCGTCGCAATTTTAGAGGGAAAATCAATTTCCCGCTTATTTCtaatcaaatttggagggaaaatttctggaaaaataaaaaaatatgaaaaaaaagtttattgcaGACAACGGCATCTGCCGTAGCAAATAGGTTACTTGCCACGGCGTTTTCAGTCGCTACATGCCGTCGCCTAATAAGCGACCAAATCATTGCTACTCTTGTTGCCGTCGCTAAATCCGGTTACGACGGCGTTTTGCCGTAGCCACGagcaatggcgacgccaccaacgacaaCGGTGTAattgccgtcgcctagccgtcgccattggtcttttgcgacggcaaacaGACTTTCCGCGACGGCACAAAGCCGTGGCaaaatgaattcttttttgtagtgctaATACGAAGTTTGTCTTCcgtcttgaactccttcttcacttgaacgatcgcCAAATAttgctcttctttcttcacaagCTCTCTACTGACCTTAAGAGAATATTTGCATATGAAAGATGATCAagaacacttatacatggaccaagtgttttgactcttaTGAAGACTCAATCTTAAGCAAGCAAGCAAGAAGCCCCAAATATTCTTGCGTTCCAGGTCCTCTTTTTGGCCGTTTGTTTTTCCACCCTCCAAGAATAGCTGCCGTCCCAAAGAAAAACAATCCAACAGCTTTTTACCCTAATCCCCCTTCTACAAGGAAAAACAAATCTTTTTGTGTTAAGAGAAATATAAACAATTAAGGACaccaaatcctaaaatatttAGGAAATCAATAATACACTTTATTGGCACACAGAAAAATATCATTAaatgaataaaatatattaaaccCATTAAACTGCAAAGATACGTATTTTcccgttttgtatgggaatgccaacacaccaagttgatcaaaacttgtacctacaatTCTTGTCTATGTTTTTTGTGTCTTTCAATTTAACTTTCTCAATCTTATCTATGGATGTAAAAATGAAAATGCTTCATAAATTAAGCAGACTATCGAAAAATATCCAATTTAGTTAGGTGATAACGTACACATCAGTTATGCCATTCCTGATGCTATTTACTTGAATTGACTGAAGTAACCATGTAAAAGAATGAAAACTGGTCTTGAAAGAGAGAACAAACTCCATCATGTTGATGTACCTGCTTCCATGCCAACGTAGTTGGGAGCATGTTCAAATCCATCGAAATCGCTGAATTAGACCTCGATCACTACATAAAGCTGTATAAGGGATTTGGTTCCTGATTAAAATTGTGACATGCTGAATTGGATTGCAAGTTCCTGAAAGTACGCACGGCTTGAGATTACAAGCCTACAAGGATACAAAAGAGTAAAATCTTCAATTAATGTATTAACTATAGCGAAATGCACTTCTCTTAGTCATTAAGATAATGGCGAAGAGTTCAGCCCAATTTGCTCGATTGGCTATAAATTCTTATTTTGGACCTGAATGGCTAGATCCTCTCCTGAGTTAGATTTTTACCTAAACTAAGGTTTCAATTGGATTAAAATGAGTCTATTGTAAGATCTTATGGTCTATGATAAATTTGGTTTTCATTTTCCTTCTAAAGTTCACTTTTCCTTTCTTATTGCCaaggggaggaagcgttctgacaagatcccccgagcacggattagtctctgggcctaggaagcatttgaggacaccgtgtgattgacaaataaaaaaaaaaaagcatatcTAAGCCGTT
Coding sequences within:
- the LOC133712184 gene encoding serine/threonine-protein kinase EDR1-like isoform X2, which translates into the protein MNTIILPLGKIDVGHSRHRALLFKVLADKINLPCMLVKGSYYTGTDDGAVNLIKIDSRIGSEYIIDLMGASGTLIPAKMWFMMCLSIWKRFKMQPVAMNLEGSP
- the LOC133712184 gene encoding serine/threonine-protein kinase EDR1-like isoform X1; amino-acid sequence: MGGPVGDADEILRRWKIRRHELRSSMNTIILPLGKIDVGHSRHRALLFKVLADKINLPCMLVKGSYYTGTDDGAVNLIKIDSRIGSEYIIDLMGASGTLIPAKMWFMMCLSIWKRFKMQPVAMNLEGSP